The following is a genomic window from Spirosoma foliorum.
AAGGGTATTTAAGTCAGATTGATCTTGGATTTCGATTAGATCGTTGATGCCATCAAAGCTAAAAGCCCTTGCGGCATTTCCAAACCGGTCCGTAGTCAGGCTTGGTCCAGAGACGTAGCCCCAATGACCATTTCCACTTTCATCAATGGCGTTGCCATTAAAAGGATAGTAGGCAACCAAACCAATACCAGGTGCTTGAGCAATCGCATTGAGGGATATAAAAATTAGTATTCCTGACAGGTAAAGTAGGCGTAAAAATGTCTGCATGGATAGAATTGAAAAAACAGTTAATGCGCTGGTTAAGCTTTAATATACACTCTTAAGAACTGCGTGATTTTTAAAAGCGAAAATACATAGCTAACCCTATTTCTAATGATCCTTGGGAGTAAGAACTGAAATAAATGAGTTCGTGCCTGACTAGATCAACTCATTTTAGATTCTATTAATTAAGGGATTTTATTCAAAATCAGCTATATACATGAACTGGAGACAACTAATAGATTTTCTAGCTTGACTAATTTGCCATCTGCTAAATACAATCTCTAACACACGAAATAGGCTTGATTTTCCGATCAAGCCTATTTCGTTGATGCACCCTTGCCGTTAACTGCGTAGCAAGTGCTTACTGGGTTGCGTTGTTAGCGGGCCAAATAACCGCCGTCGATGTTGTAATAAGAACCTGTAACAAATGAAGCCTTGTCGGAACTTAGCCATAGAACCAGTTCGGCAACTTCGGCGGACTCTCCTAAACGGCCGATTGGGTGTAAAGCGATCAGCGCATCTCTTGAAGCCTGATCCATTGAGCTTTCGACCAGTGGGGTTTTTATAAAGCCTGGACCAACGGCATTGATACGAACGCCTTTGGCAGCGTATTCAACGGCTGCCGCTTCGGTTAACCCAATAACACCGTGTTTGGCGGCCACATACGCTGATGAATTGGCAAAACCAACTTTGCCCAATATAGAGGCCATATTAACGATAGTACCACCGCCCGATTGGAGAATGGCCGGTAGTTGGTGCCGCATACCGTAAAACACACCCGAAAGGTTTATCTGAATAACTCTGTCCCAACCATCCAGTGGGTATTCGCCTGTTGGAACGGTTGGCCCGCCAACGCCAGCGTTGTTGCAGGCAATATGTAAGGCGCCATATTTATCAAGGGTTTGTTGTACCAACGATTCGTTTTCCGCTGGGCTGCTGGTATCCGCCTTCACAAAAAAGGCTTCACCGCCCGCCGAAATGATTTCTGCAACTGTTTCGTTGCCACCTTTTTCGACAATATCACTAACAACAACGTTGGCACCTTCGGCCGCATATTTTAACGCTACTTGTTTGCCTATGCCGGAACCAGCTCCAGTTACCAGGGCAACTTTACCATTTAAGAGAGACATGATTACTACTGTTTAGTTGGTAGTAGAACGCCTAAAACGATAAAATGGCTTCTGGAAGTAGTGTTACTATTGGCACCAGTAGTAGCACTATCTGGAAATGAAGGAAGAAGTTGCTCAAGGGTTTTCCTGCCGAAAACGCTCGGGAGAGTAGCCGGTCTGTTTTTTGAAAAAGCGGCTGAAATAGGATTGTTCCCGGAATCCAAGCTCTATAGCGATTTCTTTGAGTGATTTAACACTATGGCTAATCTCGCGTTTGGCCTCAATAAGGGTGTAATTGTAAATAAGCTGGCTAACGGAGAGGTCCAGCTTTTCTTTCACTATTTGGTTGAGTCGCTTGGCGGTCAGGCCAATCTGGTCGGCATAGAAGCTGACGAACTTCTGCGTTTTATAATGGCTACCGATGAGTTCAAATAATTTACGAACGCGCTCGTCCTGATAGGCCGCCGTTGTTTCGGACGTATGACTCAGCCGTTGAATGTGGGCCAGAAAAGCGTTTGTGTATAGGTGAAGCAGTCGGTTTCCCTGTTGCAGTTTGCTCTCCAGTTGCATTAGCTCAAACAGATACGCCAGTGGTTCAATCTGTTCGTTGGTTAGGCTAATCCCTGCGTTCGTAAACGGGGCAAATAAAAAACGAAGATCATCGTCTTCAATGCTATCAAAAAACCGTTTCGAAAAGATAATCGAACGGGCGTTCGGTGCGTCTCCCGGAAGTGAGTGGACCTGATTTCGGGCAATCAAATACACCATATCTTTTTTGATCGGGTATGGCTCAAAGTCGATATAATGTAGTCCTGCATCTTCCAGAAACCAGATTATGGCAAAAAAATCGATCCGGTGACTGATGCCAAATTCGCCCAGCTTAATGCCATCGGTATAGGACGCATAAAAGTCCGTTTGGGGCAGATGATGAACCGGTATATCAGCGGAAACTTTCAACTTGGAGCGGGAAATTGATGCCACCAAGTTAACAGATTATGGCTTTTTTTTGTCATCCCTCCTTTGTCGGGATGACAAAAAAACATTAGTTAGTTTTAGCTCATAGGACTATTGACGGGCTAAACCGAAGCCAATCAATTAGGCAACATAACCGCCCGCTCGTCCATCGCTTTGGTAATCTGATTAACCAGGGTCGTAATGCGGGAAGCGGTCTTGCGATCACACTCGTTCGAGAGAATTACAACGCCCATCTTCAGTTCAGGATAATTGACGCATAGGCTGCTATAACCGGGAATGTTGCCGTCCTGCCAGATAGCCCGATAACCGGACGCTTTCAGCATTTGCCAGTTCAACCCAGACGAATATCGGTCGACATCTCCCCAGGTTGGTCGGTGGGTTAACTTAGCCGCTTCTGTCTCTTCGGCCACATTCCATTGGATGTAGTTCAGCATATCGGCTACGGTCGATTTCAGTGAACCGGCACCCTGGAGTTGATCCGGAACGGGTGGCATCTGAAGCCCATCACAATTGTATCCTTTCGCAAAATCAGCTTCTTCGGCTGGCGTCAGCTCAATTTTGGTATCGCTCATGCCCAGTGGCTGAGTTAGTTTCAGACGCACAAGTTCTTCGAACGATTGGTTATAAACGCGCTCTAAAATATAGCCCAGCAACTGAGCCCCTGCATTCGAATATTTAAACATATTGCCCGGCATAGCATCTAGCTTCACCTTATGCAGATCGTCGTAGAAGTCGGCTCGGGTATAATGCTGGAGAAGTTCGGTGGCAATAGCGGAGGAGGGTATGGCGGTATTGGCAAACGCATCGGGAACATCGGGCAGCAGAAACGGCAAACCCGATCGGTGATTCAGCAAATGAAAGAGCCGGATGGGCTGGCCGTTATATTCCAGATTAGGATAACTTCCTGTCAGATATTTACGGATATCATCCCCCAGTTTTACCCGTTTTTCCACAACGGCCTGGGCTAATAAGGCACCCGTAAACGTCTTGCTAATGGAGGCAATTGGGTAAATCGTTTGGGCGGTTGGAAGCTGCTGTTTGCCTTTATCAACCGTACCATAATTGTACACATACGTTTTGCCATCCTTCAAAATACCCACGGAGAGACCAACGGCTTCGGGCGCTGTCATGAATTGCTGAGCAGCTTGCTCAACAATAGTATCGACCGAATTTTTCAGCGGGTTATCTGTCGACGCCTTTATCGGAAGCGTGACCAGTGCGGTGTAACGCTTCGGGTAAATAAGCTCCGATGGAAAGAGTAGAAGAGCAGAGATGAGCCAGGCATTCATGGGGGCGTCTGGTTTTAGAGGCTTGCTGTTTGCAGTAAAGATGCAGTTTCTCGCAGGTGGGTTGCGTGGAGGGCACAAACAATCTCAGGTTGTTTGAATTTTTATCGCTTGATGGTCAAACAAACGTCGGATCGCCGAGGTGGCCGGAGACTGTTTGTGCCTTTGTTACTTCCCGGTAGGCTCACCAACTTTTTTGAGATAGTCGATGGCATTCGTGTTCTGCGGATTCAAAGCCAGGGAGTGCTTATAATTCTCGATGGCCAGCTTGCGGTTGCCGATTCGGTCGTAGGTTTCGGCCAGACTGTCGTAGGTATTCCAGCCTTTGGGATAGAGGCTGACGTTCAGTTTGAAAATCTCAAGAGCTTCCGGTAGTTTGTTCTGACCCGCCAGCGAATACCCCCAGTTATTGACATAATTTTCGTTGAGATAAAGCTCTGGATGTTTTTTCTGGACATCCTTGACCACGCTGATAATCTGTGCATAGCCTCGCTTTTTTAGCTCAGCATTTAGCATCGTCAGGGCAACTGGTTTGCCATAAAAGGCTTCCATAATTTTCTTAGACAATTCGCCGAGTTGGTACTGAGTTGACTGATCGGCGTCATTGGCGAGCAGCACGAGCCCTACTTTTTGATCAGGATAGAGGTCGCAATAACTCGCAAATCCGAACGTACCGCCTGAGTGCTCAACTTGCCGCTTGCTATCGATGGTTTTATGAAGAAACCAGTTTAGCCCAAAAGCCTGACTGCCAGGATCACCCCAGGTTACTCGGTGGGTTAGCTGCACCGTTTTGTTACGTTCGTCCAGTTGATAGGCTGCGTATTTCAGCAGATCAGTGGCGCTGTAGCGAAGGCCACCAGCGGCTTGCATCGCTTTCATGGTGAAGGCAGGCATTGGGCTTCCTTTTCCATCGTAGCCTTTAGCAAACAGGTCGGAAGGAGTCGGTCCAAACGTAGTATGCATCTGGAGAGGCTCTTCCACTTGTTTTCGGATTAGCTCCTCGTAGGGCATCTGGTAGATTTTTTCCAGAATATACCCCACCAGTTGAGCCGCCACATTGCAATGACGTGGATTCTGGCCGGGAGCTGCCTTGAGCTTTACTGCGTGCAGATCGTTAAAGAAATCCTGCTTTGTATAGTGGCTTAACTCGTTCACAATCCGAAACGGAACCGAATCCGGGTCAACCTGTTTGAAACGATCTGGCTGATCGGGGAAGTTATCGGGCAGTTCGGATGTCCAGTTGGTCAGATTGACTAATCGAATCGGTTTGCCTTCGTAGGCCAGATTCGGATAGTCTCCGTCGAGGTATTGGCGAATGTCATCATCAAGTTTCACACGCTTTTCGAGTACAGCTTTCGCCAGCAACAGACTTCCGAATGTTTTGGTGATTGAGCCAATCTCGTAAATCGTATGTTGCGTCGGGACTAGATTTTTCCCTTTCTCCGTAGTCCCGAAATTGTAGAACGACGTCTTCCCGTTTCGAATAATTCCGATCGATAAGCCTACGTGTGTTTTCTCCTGAACAAACGCCGTTCCCAATTGCTGAATGGCCGTTTCTGGAGTGGCTTTGGATTGCTGAGTCTGGCCAAATGTCAGCTCGGTGAGTAGCGAAAAAAAACAGAGGAGGAAACTGAATTGCAGGATACGCATGATAGTCTGATTGAAAACCTATAAGGTCTTTGAGACCTTATAGGTTTAGAGGATGCTTACTTCGCTTTGCGGATATAAATACTCCCGTTCATGTTTTTCATCATGACTTCGGGGCCACCGCCGTTGATTTTGCCGTATACCCAATCCTCAATTTTTACCTGGTACATACCCGACTGATTGGTACGGTTCACTTTGGGCTGGCTTTTATCAACGTCGATATCGAAATCGCTGTAAATATCGCCCCGGTCAGATTTGAGTTTGCTGTTGGCTTTTACATTGCCTGGGAAGGTAACATCGACATTGCCGTTCAGGGTAGAAAACGCCATCGGGGTGTCTGAATCGATGGCCTTGAAGGTGGCAATTACGTTGCCGTTTACCGTGTTGGCTACCGCTGAACCCGAGACGTTGGTCATGTGGATATAGCCATTTACGTTATTGACTTCCAGATTGCCACTCACATTTTCAATCTCAATCGTACCATTGTTGATGGTGCTCACTTTCATCGAGAAGCGCTGTGGTACTTTGATCGTCAGATCAATGGTTTGCCGTGTCGTGTTGGCGTTTACCTTGATCGTGTTGTTCTTCTCTTCAGCGCTCACATCGAGGGGTAAGCCTGTCGCAATCCGTTTCATGCCGTTGGCTGTCCGGTCGGAGCGGTCATTATCATCGTCGTCTCGTCGGCCTCGTTTCGGGCTAGCCACAATGTCGATCACAACATCTTTGCCACTGTAGCCGATTACGTGAATGGAACCGTTAATGAGTCCTACACGCAAATTGCCGGGTTTAGATGGGTCGCTTAAGGGGACAACTAACTGCTCTTTTACCTCACTCTGAGCGGCTACGGGACGAGCCAGGCTTAGAAGGAGAATAAATAATGAATAATGGATAATGGATAATGGGCTGAAAGTGTCACGCATTTTACATTGTTCATTATTCATTGTCCATTTATTTA
Proteins encoded in this region:
- a CDS encoding serine hydrolase, whose amino-acid sequence is MRILQFSFLLCFFSLLTELTFGQTQQSKATPETAIQQLGTAFVQEKTHVGLSIGIIRNGKTSFYNFGTTEKGKNLVPTQHTIYEIGSITKTFGSLLLAKAVLEKRVKLDDDIRQYLDGDYPNLAYEGKPIRLVNLTNWTSELPDNFPDQPDRFKQVDPDSVPFRIVNELSHYTKQDFFNDLHAVKLKAAPGQNPRHCNVAAQLVGYILEKIYQMPYEELIRKQVEEPLQMHTTFGPTPSDLFAKGYDGKGSPMPAFTMKAMQAAGGLRYSATDLLKYAAYQLDERNKTVQLTHRVTWGDPGSQAFGLNWFLHKTIDSKRQVEHSGGTFGFASYCDLYPDQKVGLVLLANDADQSTQYQLGELSKKIMEAFYGKPVALTMLNAELKKRGYAQIISVVKDVQKKHPELYLNENYVNNWGYSLAGQNKLPEALEIFKLNVSLYPKGWNTYDSLAETYDRIGNRKLAIENYKHSLALNPQNTNAIDYLKKVGEPTGK
- a CDS encoding SDR family NAD(P)-dependent oxidoreductase, producing MSLLNGKVALVTGAGSGIGKQVALKYAAEGANVVVSDIVEKGGNETVAEIISAGGEAFFVKADTSSPAENESLVQQTLDKYGALHIACNNAGVGGPTVPTGEYPLDGWDRVIQINLSGVFYGMRHQLPAILQSGGGTIVNMASILGKVGFANSSAYVAAKHGVIGLTEAAAVEYAAKGVRINAVGPGFIKTPLVESSMDQASRDALIALHPIGRLGESAEVAELVLWLSSDKASFVTGSYYNIDGGYLAR
- a CDS encoding helix-turn-helix domain-containing protein — translated: MASISRSKLKVSADIPVHHLPQTDFYASYTDGIKLGEFGISHRIDFFAIIWFLEDAGLHYIDFEPYPIKKDMVYLIARNQVHSLPGDAPNARSIIFSKRFFDSIEDDDLRFLFAPFTNAGISLTNEQIEPLAYLFELMQLESKLQQGNRLLHLYTNAFLAHIQRLSHTSETTAAYQDERVRKLFELIGSHYKTQKFVSFYADQIGLTAKRLNQIVKEKLDLSVSQLIYNYTLIEAKREISHSVKSLKEIAIELGFREQSYFSRFFKKQTGYSPERFRQENP
- a CDS encoding serine hydrolase domain-containing protein, producing the protein MNAWLISALLLFPSELIYPKRYTALVTLPIKASTDNPLKNSVDTIVEQAAQQFMTAPEAVGLSVGILKDGKTYVYNYGTVDKGKQQLPTAQTIYPIASISKTFTGALLAQAVVEKRVKLGDDIRKYLTGSYPNLEYNGQPIRLFHLLNHRSGLPFLLPDVPDAFANTAIPSSAIATELLQHYTRADFYDDLHKVKLDAMPGNMFKYSNAGAQLLGYILERVYNQSFEELVRLKLTQPLGMSDTKIELTPAEEADFAKGYNCDGLQMPPVPDQLQGAGSLKSTVADMLNYIQWNVAEETEAAKLTHRPTWGDVDRYSSGLNWQMLKASGYRAIWQDGNIPGYSSLCVNYPELKMGVVILSNECDRKTASRITTLVNQITKAMDERAVMLPN